The following proteins are co-located in the Acidimicrobiales bacterium genome:
- a CDS encoding sigma-70 family RNA polymerase sigma factor has translation MADLTDAALVEATMRGDQVAYASLFERHSGAVRTAVRGHIGSDPDAIEDAVQESFTRALSRLDSLRDPNRFRPWLMQIARNAATDVRRLNTRADHEPIEESGGEGVVLTTDRTDPDTEVELREMAQLVRGCVAGLTPRDATAISMVLWLGFGPQDVAAALGVTPGAAKVLLHRARRRLRDALIVEIAAAARSFACAELSSLIEASDELAAARHLKDCRTCLDASRVHVGLDAGAH, from the coding sequence GTGGCCGATCTGACCGACGCAGCGTTGGTGGAGGCAACCATGCGGGGCGACCAGGTCGCCTACGCGTCGTTGTTCGAACGGCACTCCGGCGCGGTGCGCACCGCCGTGCGGGGCCACATCGGCTCCGATCCCGACGCCATCGAGGACGCGGTGCAGGAGTCCTTCACCCGGGCGCTGAGCCGGCTCGACTCGCTCCGCGACCCGAATCGCTTCCGGCCGTGGCTCATGCAGATCGCCCGCAACGCCGCCACCGACGTGCGCCGCCTCAACACCAGGGCCGACCACGAACCGATCGAGGAATCCGGTGGCGAGGGAGTGGTCCTCACCACCGATCGCACCGATCCCGACACCGAGGTCGAGCTCCGTGAGATGGCGCAGCTGGTGCGCGGCTGTGTGGCCGGGCTCACGCCACGCGACGCCACGGCCATCTCGATGGTGCTGTGGCTGGGGTTCGGACCCCAAGACGTGGCCGCCGCGCTCGGTGTCACCCCTGGAGCGGCCAAGGTGCTGTTGCACCGGGCCCGGCGCCGGCTGCGCGATGCGCTGATCGTCGAGATCGCGGCCGCGGCCCGCTCCTTCGCTTGTGCGGAGCTCTCCTCGCTGATCGAGGCGAGCGACGAGCTGGCGGCGGCGCGACACCTCAAGGACTGCCGGACCTGTCTCGACGCGAGCAGGGTCCACGTCGGTCTCGACGCCGGAGCCCACTGA
- a CDS encoding GAF domain-containing protein, which produces MPVSVTNPVMNSVLRAAREATGASRALLLAIDGEVLTVVAADGDGTATAVGVSVDMGQGVAGFVAASGQPVALRPSSTDQRLDDDVAVALGWQPQAVLTVPCLGMDTISGVLELLDPDRDGGFDFDDVESTTVLAGVAGTVLEEALAAQSVPSPSELHAELTTLADADPGRYATVATLVQALLDRD; this is translated from the coding sequence GTGCCCGTCTCTGTCACCAACCCGGTCATGAACAGCGTGCTGCGCGCCGCCCGCGAGGCCACCGGTGCCAGCCGGGCCCTGCTGCTCGCGATCGACGGCGAGGTCCTCACAGTGGTCGCCGCCGACGGTGACGGTACGGCAACGGCGGTGGGCGTGTCGGTCGACATGGGCCAGGGCGTCGCCGGCTTCGTCGCTGCCTCGGGCCAGCCGGTGGCGCTGCGCCCGTCCTCGACCGACCAGCGCCTCGACGACGACGTGGCCGTCGCCCTCGGGTGGCAGCCCCAGGCCGTGCTCACCGTGCCCTGCCTCGGCATGGACACCATCAGCGGCGTGCTCGAGCTGCTCGACCCCGACCGCGACGGTGGATTCGACTTCGACGACGTCGAGAGCACCACGGTGCTCGCCGGCGTGGCCGGGACGGTGCTCGAGGAGGCGCTCGCCGCCCAGAGCGTCCCGTCACCGAGCGAGCTGCACGCCGAGCTGACGACCCTGGCCGACGCCGACCCCGGCCGCTATGCGACCGTCGCCACCCTGGTCCAAGCCCTGCTCGACCGTGACTGA
- a CDS encoding S8 family serine peptidase codes for MTDDPRLPAYGRTSTVLRLDQASSMEDLSPAWAWGGSTGKGARVAVVDSGIEADHPDLGDCVDRDGGIEIRVGPDGETTEITGPHDDSVGHGTACAGIIHDIAPEATITSVKVLGPGLRGRAAAFLRGLAWAVEQRFDVINLSLGTNRREWALPFYEICDQAYFSGSLVVTAANNLPKTSFPSLYASVASVASSMSTDPFRFHHNPEPPTEFLAPGVGVSVAWRGASRIDATGNSYAAPHISGIATLIRAKHPDLRPFQVKTALWATAANVREAPRPAGRRTLARGGTTSTRASIALRRR; via the coding sequence GTGACTGACGACCCCCGGCTGCCCGCCTACGGCCGGACCTCCACCGTGCTGCGCCTCGATCAGGCGTCGTCGATGGAGGACCTGTCGCCCGCCTGGGCGTGGGGCGGGTCGACCGGCAAGGGTGCCCGGGTGGCGGTGGTCGACAGCGGGATCGAGGCCGATCACCCCGACCTCGGCGACTGCGTCGACCGCGACGGCGGCATCGAGATCAGGGTGGGGCCAGACGGCGAAACCACCGAGATCACCGGTCCCCACGACGACTCGGTCGGCCACGGCACCGCCTGCGCGGGGATCATCCACGACATCGCCCCCGAGGCCACCATCACCAGCGTGAAGGTGCTCGGTCCCGGGCTCCGAGGTCGAGCGGCGGCGTTCCTCCGTGGCCTGGCGTGGGCGGTCGAGCAGCGCTTCGACGTCATCAACCTGTCGCTCGGAACCAACCGTCGCGAGTGGGCGCTGCCGTTCTATGAGATCTGCGACCAGGCCTACTTCTCGGGCTCGCTGGTGGTGACCGCGGCCAACAACCTGCCCAAGACCAGCTTCCCGTCGCTGTACGCCTCGGTCGCCAGCGTGGCGTCGTCGATGTCGACCGATCCGTTCCGGTTCCACCACAACCCCGAGCCCCCGACCGAGTTCCTCGCGCCGGGTGTCGGCGTGTCGGTGGCCTGGCGGGGAGCGAGCCGGATCGACGCCACCGGCAACTCCTACGCGGCCCCACACATCAGCGGCATCGCCACGCTCATCCGCGCCAAGCACCCCGACCTGCGGCCGTTCCAGGTCAAGACGGCGTTGTGGGCCACCGCCGCCAACGTGCGAGAAGCGCCCCGTCCCGCGGGCCGGCGCACCCTGGCCCGTGGCGGCACCACCTCCACCCGGGCCAGCATCGCCCTCCGGCGTCGGTGA